AGTAACAATAATTGATAAGGGGTTGTTACCAGAGTCTTGTAGCAGTCCCAATCATCTACAACAGGTTGTCCTGTTGTTCTTGTGGAAGTTAAGAGATCTAAGACATCGGTTTTTTTGAGTGAAAGTCTAAGAATCTCTATAATGTTCTGATCGATTTGTTTCCTGTGATTTATTTCCTCAAGCAGATTCTTCTGAGCTTCTTGTCTTTGAGGTGACCCCACAGGAGCGTTTTGAATCTGAGAGATAAATATATagtgaaacatcaaaaacagaCACATCTTTCGTTTATGTTTCAATCTTGAAAGATTAGGACTTCACCTTCGTCTCGAGATATAACAGAGGGATATCTCGCGCATCGACCTGCGAAAGCAAGAAACAATAGATTTAGTTCATATAATCTCCCTGGGACCACTTTCTTTCCTTCTTATGGTTAGAACTTCTTATACACGAAAAATCAATAGACCTTATCCCCGTAGTTTTCGTGTTCAGGCCACCATCATCAGCGCTAGATTCTGTATCAAATAGTTGGGTTTTGCGAGATTCTGCTGAGAAAAGAAGCAGAgcataaagaaaaacaagaacttGTAAATGACCAAGAAAAGACATTGTCGTAATAAGACTTCTAaagaactgttttttttttctcttgcggTTGATGTTCTTGAATACCGTAGTATATAACTcgtttatatagaaaatttctTTGAGTCGTTTGCGTATTAAAGTTTGAGTCTGTGGATGCAAAAAGTAACTCATAATATTAAACCCACAAAAAGTAACTCATAATGTTAACTGCTGATATCAACGTAGTATTTAAATTTGCGTATTAATGTTTATTGCTTTTGTTTGCTAGCTTCTTTTTTGAGATAATTGGAtaaataggatatatatatatatatatatatatatatatataatata
This window of the Brassica rapa cultivar Chiifu-401-42 unplaced genomic scaffold, CAAS_Brap_v3.01 Scaffold0196, whole genome shotgun sequence genome carries:
- the LOC117129841 gene encoding vacuolar-processing enzyme delta-isozyme-like, whose amino-acid sequence is WWPEHENYGDKVDARDIPLLYLETKIQNAPVGSPQRQEAQKNLLEEINHRKQIDQNIIEILRLSLKKTDVLDLLTSTRTTGQPVVDDWDCYKTLVKSFKNQCGAKMEYDMKYAGALANICNMGVDVKKSVAAIEEACAH